One candidate division WOR-3 bacterium genomic window carries:
- a CDS encoding DUF2723 domain-containing protein, which translates to MRHKKDAVTALAVFLFLFLVFAATSAPTISWWDSSEFVAAASCWGIPHPPGSPLYVTLSRVFCAFANDAALTARCVNFLSVTATAGAGVFLFLSLKKIFGTESIFKKYVLASAAVCGMMSFSVWDSAVEAEVYGLSTLAIFALLWMSLKTTEGKTRYFLTASYLIALSFSIHATAMISSIPVAAAFVLSEVKKRTKIIIVAVSLLCASLGASSYMILYFRALEKPSLNESSIESISDLTDVALRRQYGSNSLLERSTSSLTGYGFVKGFFYQNVSYVNYLSWQFTPFVREGKFGASGMALTSLFMTVFVLLFSYSLFRAFREKSKKKLAVFLLFMLCLSLVLVFVFNFKFCSSDTDPSHVPKEARPRDYFFSAGFALIYAFSLCSLIYVKRKIALTLSLIFTATGLYNGFTGHANRRGNWTAHAFAMNVLESTSGKSVIMVQGDNDTFTLWFAQIVGGIRNYDPVSDTGTIVINRTLLNLPWYMDEISEKIPFDLSKVYGDLFDEIDLEGKDVEDFCRNNALAVKNGDGRILYPGDVVARCILAEISGIDYDLSVIALSDSAFSDVIRKSGKMSCRLYSTSGFSELEGLWVREGLLLRAFGDSSENRRLLLGYDYGGIINRQHLDENGRLESFRTPALSAAFERDIDSRAMSVFYAAAVEALDTSDSLFWALSPVFLGGERGVSDESHE; encoded by the coding sequence ATGAGGCACAAAAAAGACGCCGTAACAGCTCTGGCGGTTTTCCTTTTTTTGTTTCTTGTTTTTGCCGCGACTTCGGCGCCGACGATTTCCTGGTGGGACAGCTCTGAATTTGTCGCGGCCGCATCCTGCTGGGGCATACCGCATCCTCCGGGCAGTCCGCTTTATGTGACTCTGTCGAGAGTTTTCTGCGCATTTGCCAATGACGCCGCTTTAACGGCAAGATGCGTGAATTTCCTCAGCGTGACGGCGACCGCTGGGGCCGGCGTATTTCTATTTCTTTCGCTTAAAAAGATATTTGGAACCGAAAGCATTTTCAAAAAATATGTTCTGGCGAGCGCCGCCGTCTGCGGCATGATGAGTTTCTCCGTCTGGGATAGCGCCGTGGAAGCCGAAGTTTACGGACTTTCGACTCTCGCTATATTCGCTCTGCTTTGGATGTCTTTGAAGACAACCGAAGGAAAAACCAGGTATTTTTTGACCGCTTCATATCTCATTGCCCTGTCTTTTTCAATTCACGCGACGGCTATGATATCTTCGATACCTGTCGCAGCCGCTTTCGTTCTGTCAGAAGTTAAAAAGAGGACGAAAATCATTATTGTTGCAGTTTCGCTTTTGTGCGCCTCCCTCGGAGCTTCTTCTTACATGATATTGTATTTCAGGGCTCTTGAAAAACCCTCGCTGAACGAGTCTTCTATTGAAAGTATTAGCGACCTTACCGATGTCGCTCTGAGAAGGCAGTACGGGAGCAATAGCCTTTTGGAAAGAAGCACTTCGTCATTGACCGGTTACGGCTTTGTGAAAGGTTTTTTTTATCAAAACGTTTCCTACGTCAATTATTTATCGTGGCAGTTCACGCCTTTCGTCAGGGAGGGAAAATTCGGAGCGTCCGGTATGGCTTTAACTTCATTGTTCATGACGGTTTTCGTTTTGCTTTTTTCATATTCCCTCTTCAGGGCTTTTCGCGAAAAAAGCAAAAAAAAACTCGCGGTATTTCTTCTTTTCATGCTCTGCCTCAGCCTTGTTCTCGTTTTTGTTTTCAATTTTAAATTCTGTTCGAGCGATACGGATCCCTCGCACGTGCCTAAAGAAGCGAGACCCAGGGATTATTTTTTTTCAGCCGGTTTCGCTTTGATATACGCTTTCTCTCTTTGTTCGCTGATTTACGTCAAAAGGAAAATCGCCCTGACCCTGTCGCTGATTTTTACGGCGACGGGACTTTACAACGGCTTCACGGGTCACGCCAACAGAAGAGGCAACTGGACGGCACACGCCTTCGCGATGAACGTGCTCGAGTCAACTTCGGGGAAATCCGTGATAATGGTGCAGGGAGACAACGACACATTCACTCTCTGGTTTGCCCAGATTGTCGGCGGAATAAGGAATTACGATCCTGTCTCGGACACGGGGACCATAGTCATAAACCGCACTCTTCTGAATTTACCCTGGTACATGGACGAGATCTCGGAAAAAATACCTTTTGATCTCTCAAAAGTTTATGGAGACCTTTTTGACGAAATAGACCTCGAGGGAAAAGACGTGGAGGATTTCTGCAGAAATAACGCTTTGGCGGTGAAAAACGGCGACGGAAGGATTTTATATCCGGGCGACGTCGTGGCAAGGTGTATTTTGGCAGAAATTTCGGGCATTGACTACGACCTCAGTGTAATAGCGCTTTCCGACAGTGCCTTTTCCGATGTCATTAGAAAAAGCGGGAAAATGTCCTGCAGGCTCTACTCGACTTCCGGATTTTCCGAACTGGAAGGGCTTTGGGTGAGAGAAGGGCTTCTGCTGAGAGCCTTTGGAGATTCTTCAGAAAACAGACGATTGTTGCTCGGTTACGACTACGGCGGTATAATAAACCGTCAACACTTGGACGAAAACGGCAGACTTGAGAGTTTTCGAACACCGGCACTGAGCGCCGCTTTCGAAAGAGACATTGACAGCCGGGCTATGTCGGTTTTTTATGCGGCGGCTGTCGAAGCGCTCGACACCTCTGACAGTCTGTTTTGGGCTCTGTCGCCTGTATTCCTCGGCGGAGAAAGGGGTGTTTCCGATGAATCTCATGAATGA
- a CDS encoding HD domain-containing protein has translation MSDVNGILDYRYFFPEKPEDIYEQSRKAIKSAYPDFDMSGLKKVFEDILDLFDGKFPGYRKCTTKYHDLSHTLSVYLASSRLIDGAARSGIRFKDEYIRLSLISSLFHDVGYIQRTEDESGTGAKFSVGHEERSIVFASNYLGEKGYTNFDRMRASHIIASTILELPIDEIPFHSDELKFLGKIVGTSDLVAQIADRFYLEKLLFLFREFSEAGIPGFPSEIDLLKNTETFYKDVSKNKIYGEYQGVFDLVEGHFESNFGIKINPYKKYMEKNLKYLGNILTNCESDYRSLLRRGGIVEMLKREESANPLVRKGFKR, from the coding sequence ATGAGTGATGTGAACGGAATCCTCGATTACAGGTATTTTTTCCCGGAAAAACCCGAAGACATATACGAACAATCCAGAAAAGCTATAAAAAGTGCTTATCCTGATTTCGACATGTCAGGATTGAAAAAAGTGTTCGAAGACATTTTGGATCTTTTTGACGGAAAATTCCCGGGTTACAGAAAATGCACAACGAAATACCACGATTTGTCGCACACACTTTCTGTGTATCTCGCATCTTCGAGGCTGATAGACGGCGCCGCCCGTTCGGGAATACGCTTCAAAGACGAGTACATCCGCCTGTCCCTGATATCTTCTCTTTTTCACGACGTCGGATACATACAGAGAACGGAAGACGAAAGCGGAACAGGGGCGAAGTTTTCCGTCGGTCATGAAGAAAGGAGTATTGTTTTCGCGTCGAATTATCTCGGAGAAAAGGGATACACGAATTTCGACAGAATGAGGGCTTCGCACATAATAGCCTCGACAATTCTCGAACTGCCCATTGACGAAATCCCGTTTCACTCCGATGAACTTAAGTTTTTAGGAAAAATAGTGGGAACCTCGGATCTCGTCGCTCAGATAGCGGACAGGTTTTATCTCGAAAAACTCCTTTTTCTTTTCAGAGAATTTTCCGAAGCCGGAATACCCGGTTTTCCAAGCGAGATAGATCTTTTGAAAAACACCGAGACGTTTTACAAAGACGTGTCAAAAAACAAAATTTACGGAGAATACCAGGGCGTTTTCGATCTGGTTGAAGGTCATTTTGAAAGCAATTTTGGCATAAAAATCAATCCCTACAAGAAATACATGGAAAAGAATTTAAAATATCTCGGAAATATTTTGACAAACTGCGAATCCGACTACCGTTCCCTGTTAAGAAGAGGAGGCATAGTCGAAATGCTCAAGAGAGAAGAAAGCGCCAACCCGTTGGTCAGGAAAGGTTTCAAAAGATGA
- a CDS encoding PhoH family protein: MNDAKIYVLDTNVIMYDYRCIYSFKENNVVIPITVLEEIDKFKKGNEMINYNVREFSRELDSLLGDSLTTDGIKLESGSLVSVDTNLKKDKFLSETLIDDSPDHRILSVAYNLSKKFGDKRVVLVTKDINLRIKAKGIGVRAEDYLTGKIKDIDALYTGKNLIEDVSDEIIDSLYEKKNIGLAETQLGLEPYPNEYFILRNDHKSILSVYNSGTQSLRLVERKSAYGIQPRNAEQTFSLDALINQDIQLATLSGKAGTGKTLMALAAALEVRKYYSQILLARPIIPLSNKDIGFLPGDVKSKIDPYMQPLFDNLSVIQNQYSSDSKEFAKITELLNNEKLLIIPLAFIRGRSLSRFYFIIDEAQNLTPHEVKTIITRAGEGTKVVFTGDPHQIDTPYLDSRSNGLTYLIDKMKGQEIYANVTLEKGVRSPLAELASNLL, from the coding sequence ATGAATGACGCTAAAATCTACGTTCTCGACACTAACGTAATAATGTACGATTACAGATGCATTTACTCTTTCAAGGAAAACAACGTCGTCATACCGATAACAGTCCTCGAAGAAATAGACAAGTTCAAAAAAGGCAACGAGATGATCAATTACAACGTCAGGGAGTTTTCCAGGGAACTCGATTCGCTTCTCGGAGACAGCCTGACAACGGACGGGATCAAACTCGAAAGCGGAAGCTTGGTCAGTGTGGACACGAACCTCAAAAAAGACAAATTTCTTTCAGAAACGCTCATAGACGACAGCCCCGACCACAGAATACTGTCCGTCGCCTACAACCTTTCTAAAAAATTCGGAGACAAAAGAGTGGTCCTCGTGACAAAGGACATCAATCTCAGGATAAAAGCCAAAGGTATTGGAGTCAGGGCGGAGGATTACCTGACGGGAAAGATAAAAGATATAGACGCGCTTTACACGGGCAAAAACCTGATTGAAGACGTGTCCGATGAAATCATAGACTCCCTTTACGAAAAAAAGAACATAGGGCTTGCCGAAACTCAGCTCGGACTGGAACCCTATCCCAACGAATATTTCATTCTCAGGAACGACCACAAGAGCATTCTCAGCGTATACAATTCAGGAACTCAATCCCTGAGACTTGTAGAGCGAAAAAGCGCTTACGGCATACAGCCGAGAAACGCCGAGCAGACATTTTCTCTAGACGCTCTAATAAACCAGGACATCCAGCTCGCGACTCTTTCAGGCAAAGCGGGTACCGGTAAAACGCTGATGGCTCTTGCCGCCGCCCTCGAGGTCAGGAAATACTACAGCCAGATACTTCTGGCGAGGCCGATAATACCTCTGTCAAACAAAGACATAGGTTTTCTTCCCGGGGACGTCAAGAGCAAAATTGACCCCTACATGCAGCCACTTTTCGACAATTTATCCGTAATACAGAACCAGTATTCATCGGATTCAAAGGAATTTGCCAAGATAACCGAGCTTTTGAACAACGAAAAATTGCTTATAATTCCTCTGGCGTTTATAAGGGGAAGGAGCTTGTCGAGGTTTTATTTTATTATTGACGAGGCGCAGAACCTGACTCCTCACGAGGTCAAGACGATAATAACGAGGGCGGGAGAAGGCACGAAAGTCGTCTTCACGGGCGATCCGCATCAGATAGATACGCCATACCTTGACTCCAGAAGCAACGGCTTGACCTATCTCATAGACAAAATGAAAGGCCAGGAGATATACGCCAACGTAACCCTCGAAAAAGGCGTCCGTTCACCTCTGGCCGAACTCGCGTCGAATCTTTTGTAA
- a CDS encoding ATP-binding cassette domain-containing protein, producing MTLTLRDVRKYYQSVKAVDGVSFEVKSGELLGLIGPNGAGKSTTIRMVMNIIAPDSGEILFDGKKISDRDFDRIGYLPEERGIYKKFKVSAVLRYFASLKGKSAKETSGKIDEWLEKLGLPEWKERKVEELSKGMSQKVQFIAAVLHDPDIIFLDEPFAGLDPVSSEVIRETVQELSDKRKTIIFSTHIMEQAEKICDSIFLIDKGREVVYGTLDGVKKKFGKNSVIMEFDGDLGFLKNTGLVSDIISYPRWVEIALAPGKTPDDLLTAVAGKESVMRFEVTRPSLQKIFIDLVGGKKAEE from the coding sequence ATGACTCTTACACTGCGTGACGTCCGGAAATATTATCAGTCCGTTAAAGCTGTTGATGGCGTGTCTTTCGAAGTGAAATCCGGAGAGCTTCTCGGTCTGATAGGTCCCAACGGAGCTGGAAAATCCACGACGATAAGAATGGTCATGAACATAATAGCTCCCGATTCGGGCGAGATTCTTTTCGACGGCAAAAAAATCTCTGACAGGGATTTTGACAGAATAGGATATCTTCCGGAAGAGAGAGGGATATATAAAAAATTCAAGGTTTCGGCCGTTTTAAGATATTTTGCGTCCTTAAAAGGCAAATCGGCGAAAGAGACAAGCGGAAAAATAGACGAATGGCTCGAAAAGCTTGGTCTGCCGGAATGGAAAGAGAGAAAGGTCGAAGAACTTTCAAAAGGCATGAGCCAGAAAGTCCAGTTCATAGCCGCAGTCCTGCACGACCCCGATATAATTTTTCTCGACGAACCATTTGCCGGTCTCGATCCTGTGAGCTCCGAGGTGATAAGAGAAACAGTCCAGGAACTTTCTGACAAGAGAAAGACGATAATATTTTCAACTCACATAATGGAGCAGGCGGAAAAGATTTGCGACTCGATTTTTCTAATAGACAAGGGCAGAGAAGTCGTCTACGGAACTCTCGACGGCGTAAAAAAGAAATTCGGCAAGAACTCGGTCATAATGGAATTTGACGGAGACCTTGGATTTTTGAAAAACACCGGTCTGGTTTCTGACATAATATCCTATCCGCGCTGGGTAGAGATAGCATTAGCTCCAGGGAAAACACCTGACGATCTTTTGACTGCCGTAGCCGGAAAAGAGTCCGTTATGAGGTTTGAGGTGACCAGACCTTCACTACAGAAAATTTTCATAGACCTCGTCGGAGGCAAAAAGGCGGAAGAATGA
- a CDS encoding ABC transporter permease encodes MKKFFCVLRQEFKTVAMNKSFIVFTLLGPVFMIGITVFPMFLMKSTQTKNVVVYIVTEDNNIAAAMKMRLKNSGIDIVKSSDSKNVLDSFVRKGVIYGYVVFPESILTKDTFEFVTKDMADYTIIASLEGALGNYVITQRMINEGIDPSRVSSLTLPPVISAVKLTKEGLKVRQDFLASFFTAITFTTLLYMTILIYGQSIGRSVINEKKTKTVEIILSSVKPFTLMLGKISGQAAASLLQYGFWLSLSFFALKIIGSRFQNLNVPALPHGIYGYLISFYILGFLMYAAVYAALGAASEDENNLQQLAMPVIFLLILPMISVSAIIMNPNSGFAVFFSLFPFTAPMVMFLRTTISSPPLYQVAIAYGLIVLTIFFLFFLAAKIFRVGILMTGKKFNFKDIMLWLRS; translated from the coding sequence ATGAAAAAGTTTTTCTGCGTTCTCAGACAGGAATTCAAAACCGTCGCAATGAACAAGAGTTTTATAGTCTTTACGCTTCTCGGGCCTGTTTTCATGATAGGAATCACGGTTTTTCCAATGTTCTTGATGAAAAGCACTCAGACGAAAAATGTCGTTGTATATATTGTTACAGAAGACAACAACATTGCCGCGGCAATGAAGATGAGACTAAAAAACTCCGGTATAGACATCGTCAAAAGCTCCGATTCGAAAAATGTTCTCGATTCATTTGTAAGAAAGGGAGTTATCTACGGATACGTCGTCTTCCCTGAAAGCATACTCACAAAAGACACCTTCGAGTTTGTCACAAAAGACATGGCGGACTACACTATAATCGCGTCGCTTGAAGGAGCTCTTGGCAACTACGTAATAACCCAGAGGATGATAAACGAAGGTATTGATCCGTCGAGGGTCAGCTCGCTGACTTTGCCTCCGGTCATAAGCGCCGTCAAACTGACCAAAGAAGGCCTAAAGGTCAGACAGGATTTTTTGGCGTCTTTTTTCACGGCGATTACTTTCACAACTCTTCTCTACATGACAATACTTATTTACGGACAATCCATAGGAAGGTCTGTCATAAACGAAAAGAAGACAAAAACGGTCGAAATCATCCTTTCCTCCGTCAAACCTTTCACCCTCATGCTCGGAAAAATTTCAGGCCAAGCCGCTGCGAGTCTTCTTCAATACGGGTTCTGGCTTTCATTGAGTTTTTTCGCCTTAAAAATTATAGGAAGCAGATTTCAAAATCTGAATGTCCCCGCCCTACCCCACGGAATCTACGGCTATCTTATATCGTTTTACATTCTCGGTTTTCTTATGTATGCGGCTGTCTACGCCGCGCTCGGAGCGGCTTCGGAGGACGAGAACAACCTTCAACAGCTCGCTATGCCGGTGATTTTTCTACTCATCCTTCCGATGATAAGCGTATCGGCGATAATAATGAATCCGAACTCGGGTTTTGCCGTCTTTTTTTCGCTTTTCCCTTTCACGGCTCCGATGGTCATGTTTCTCAGGACCACTATATCTTCCCCGCCTCTCTATCAGGTGGCTATTGCCTATGGCCTGATTGTATTGACAATTTTTTTCCTGTTCTTTCTCGCCGCCAAAATATTCAGGGTGGGAATATTGATGACCGGAAAAAAGTTCAACTTCAAGGATATAATGCTCTGGCTCAGATCGTGA